The DNA region ATTTACCGTGTTCCGCGACCAGCAGTTCATGGAGGACATGACCTCGCGCGGCGTGAAGCGCATCAGCGACGTCAACATCCTCCGGAGCAGCCAGTTCCGGGAAGACGCCGGCCCGATGGCCCATCCCGTCCGTCCGGACTCCTACCTGCAGATCAACAACTTCTATACGCTCACGGTCTACAACAAGGGCGCGGAAGTGATCCGCATGCTCCACACGCTCCTCGGTCCCGGGGGATTCCGGAAGGGCACGGACCTCTACTTCTCCCGTCACGACGGACAGGCCGTTACGATCGAGGATTTCGTCCGGGCAATGGAGGACGCCAACTCCACCGACCTGGCCCAGTTCAGGCTGTGGTATTCCCAGGCGGGAACACCCGAGCTCCGGGTCTCCCGTTCCTACGACGCCAAGGCCAGGACCTACAAGCTCGTGATCCGGCAGCACACCCCCCCAACGCCGGGACAGCCCGTGAAGAAGCCGATGCACATCCCCGTCGCGCTCGGGCTCCTGGGCAGGGACCGGCGGGAGCTGCCACTTCGTCTGGATGACAGGCGATCCGGTCCCGGCGGGACCATCGTGCTGGAGCTCCGGAAGGAAACGGAGACGTTCCTGTTCTCCGATATTCCCGGGGAGCCGGTGCCGTCGCTGCTCCGTCACTTTTCCGCGCCCGTCAAGCTCGCGCTGGACCTGACCGACGAGGAGCGGCTCTTCCTGATGGCCTACGACAGCGACGAGTTCAACAGGTGGGACGCGGGTCAGCAGCTCGCGGTGAAGCTCGTCCTGGGCCTGGTGAAGGACCATCAGCAGGGGAGGGCGCTTGCGCTCGATGAAGCCTTCATCAACTCTTTCGGGAAGCTGCTCGAGAGCAAAATGCAGGACAAGTCCTTCCAGGCCTTCGCCCTCTCGCTGCCCCCGGAAAGCTATCTCGCGGACTTCATGGACGTGATCGATCCGGCCGCCATTTACGAAGCGCGGCGGTTCGTGACGCGGACGCTCGCCGGAAAGCTGAAGCAGACCTTCCTCTCCGTCTACTACACGAACCAGGACACGGGCCCGTACCGGACGGACCAGGCATCCATCGGCCGCAGGAGCCTCAAGAACATCTGCCTTGCCTACCTCATGGAGCTGAACGAGCCCGGCGTCCGGAAGCTCTGCGTCGAGCAGCTCCAGAACGCCTCGAACATGACCGATGAGGTGGCGGCGCTGGCAGCGCTGGCCGGCGTTGACTGCCCGGAGCGCGGGCCCGCGCTCGAATCCTTCTACCGGAAGTGGAAGGACGACCAGCTGGTCATGGATAAATGGCTTGCGATCCAGGCGCTGTCGCCGCTGCCGGACACGCTGTCGGTCGTGAAGCGGCTGACGACGCACGCCGCCTTTACCTTCAGGAACCCGAACAAGGTGCGCGCCCTGATCGGCTCTTTCGGACAGGGGAACCCGGTGCGGTTCCACGACCCGGGCGGCGAGGGATATGTGTTCCTCGCGGACGTGGTCCTGGAATTGGACCCCGTGAACCCCCAGATCGCGGCCCGGCTCGTTTCTCCCTTTACGTTATGGAAGCGCTACGAGGGAAAACGCAGGGGCCTCATGAAGGCGCAGCTGGAACGGATCGCGAAGACGGAGCGGCTGTCCCGGGATGTGTACGAGATCGTGACCAAGAGCCTCGCGTAACATACCCTGCGCCGGCCCTCCCGGAGCGGGCCGGTGATGTTCTCAACAGAAACAAGAAAGGCAGCCTCAGTGAGGCTGCCTTTTCTCGTTTTACACAA from Nitrospirota bacterium includes:
- the pepN gene encoding aminopeptidase N, coding for MQETRKEPPKAIYLKDYRPPDYRIETTNLAFELDETRTVVRSTLAVSCNHDRCDGIRPLVLNGRDLVLISVKLDGQTLHEQDYKRDAETLTLLPVPESFVLEIETEINPAANTELTGLYLSSGNFITQCEAEGFRRITYYLDRPDVLARFFTTIVADKTKYPVLLSNGNLIGSGELGNNRHFAKWHDPFPKPAYLFALVAGDLARISDTFTTQSGRKVDLHIFVQHHNTDKCGHAMESLKQAMQWDERTYGREYDLDVFMIVATDDFNMGAMENKGLNVFNSKYVLARPDTATDGDFQGIMGVVGHEYFHNWSGDRVTCRDWFQLSLKEGFTVFRDQQFMEDMTSRGVKRISDVNILRSSQFREDAGPMAHPVRPDSYLQINNFYTLTVYNKGAEVIRMLHTLLGPGGFRKGTDLYFSRHDGQAVTIEDFVRAMEDANSTDLAQFRLWYSQAGTPELRVSRSYDAKARTYKLVIRQHTPPTPGQPVKKPMHIPVALGLLGRDRRELPLRLDDRRSGPGGTIVLELRKETETFLFSDIPGEPVPSLLRHFSAPVKLALDLTDEERLFLMAYDSDEFNRWDAGQQLAVKLVLGLVKDHQQGRALALDEAFINSFGKLLESKMQDKSFQAFALSLPPESYLADFMDVIDPAAIYEARRFVTRTLAGKLKQTFLSVYYTNQDTGPYRTDQASIGRRSLKNICLAYLMELNEPGVRKLCVEQLQNASNMTDEVAALAALAGVDCPERGPALESFYRKWKDDQLVMDKWLAIQALSPLPDTLSVVKRLTTHAAFTFRNPNKVRALIGSFGQGNPVRFHDPGGEGYVFLADVVLELDPVNPQIAARLVSPFTLWKRYEGKRRGLMKAQLERIAKTERLSRDVYEIVTKSLA